One window of Siniperca chuatsi isolate FFG_IHB_CAS linkage group LG19, ASM2008510v1, whole genome shotgun sequence genomic DNA carries:
- the myom1b gene encoding myomesin-1 isoform X7: MARRDLFTSGLEMERSEQISRKEAMRESAERISLNKRIHEHEEHFKRMNEDSLMHPPEFVIKPRSHTVWEKQCVRLHCTVSGWPDPRVVWYKNNVAIDPLSNAGKYKLESRYNVHSLEINRCDFDDTAQYRVSAMNSKGELSAFASVVVKRFKGEFDEYLPAPRRASTEDGPVSEYGITFQTHIVDKFGVSFGREGETMSLGCTVIIYPNLHRYQPEIEWYRDNVLLSPSKWNHIHWSGDRATLTLTHLNKEDEGLYTLRVTTKSGYETYSAYIFVRDADAEVEGAPGAPLDVRCLDANKDYIIVTWKQPAIDGGNSILGYFVDRCEVGTTHWIQCNDTPVKFARFPVTGLVEGRSYTFRVRAVNKSGMSRPSRVSEPVAAMDPADRARMRGTSAPWTGQIIVTEEEPAEGIVPGRPLDLQVTEATKNYVVLSWKPPGEKGLEGVMYYVEKCVSGTDSWQRVNTEIPVKSPRFALFDLAEGKSYSFRVRCCNAAGVGEPSDPTEATTVGDKLDIPSAPGKVVPTRNTDTSVVVSWEASREAKELVGYYIEGSVVGSNVWEPCNNKPVNATRFICHGLMTGEKYVFKVRAVNAAGLSQFSQESEPVEVKAAIGGGIPHASPTPPYGITVLECVRDSMVLAWKQPTFIGGADITGYFVDYREVIDGVPGKWHEANIKAVSERAYRVSDLKENRKYQFQVRAANMAGVGIPSLPSDTFLCEEWTIAVPGPPHDLQIREVRSDSLVLLWKPPVYQGRDPVNGFYIDIKEADAPEEAWRGVNNKATEKTYIKIKNLKEGETFVFRVRAQNKAGVGKTSDVTEPVPALTKPGTKEIVVDVDDNGIISLNFECCDMTPDSKFVWSKNYEEMTDSSRLTMETKGNKSKAVFNTPGEEDIGVYSCLVTHTDGASSSYTLSEEELKRLLEISHDHKFPIIPLKSELAVELLEKGKVRFWLQTAQMSANGKVDYVFNDNVLSQGEKYKMNFDKNTGVIEMVMESLTPADEGTFTFQLQDGKATNQSSLVLIGDVFKELQKESEFQRKEWIRKQGPHFIEYLGYEVTAECCVILKCKVGNIKKETSALWYKDGREIKADEHLGFTEGVLKLEIAQRDSPADTADYADSLIWRRLKISKKDSGVYEVVLKDDRGKDTSKLNLTDQGFKDLMNEVFSFIANSSTPLKITSTDDGIRLYTFVSYYNDLLQVTWHYKDSAIAFSDRIKSGVVGEQLWLQITEPTEKDMGKYAIEFNDGKGGLRRTVELSGQAFDDAFAEFKRLKAAAIAERNRARVAGGLPDVVTIQEGKALNLTCNISGDPMPEVTWLKNDRELTSDDHCILKFESGKFASFTITAVNTSDSGKYSILVKNKYGTESGDFTLEITEGTPDLGVTSYWTDAEGNVVFGPNTPKEKMKTTVTGTKMQKRNESVTKTLPMEKVKDNEESKSKESEAQKDEEKAAVDAAAEPKASDSEQTGNAKEEVADQSEAPEQPAYTVEEPEPPAETQPETMSESSEEKY, from the exons ATGGCTCGCAGGGATTTGTTCACCAGTGGCCTGGAGATGGAGAGGTCAGAGCAGATCTCCAGGAAGGAGGCCATGCGCGAGTCAGCTGAACGCATCTCTCTGAACAAAAGG ATCCATGAACACGAGGAACACTTTAAGCGCATGAACGAAGACAGCCTGATGCACCCCCCAGAGTTTGTGATTAAACCACGCTCCCACACTGTGTGGGAGAAACAGTGTGTGCGGCTGCATTGCACTGTCAGTGGTTGGCCTGACCCACGGGTCGTCTG GTACAAAAACAATGTGGCAATTGACCCTCTTTCCAATGCTGGCAAGTATAAACTTGAGAGCAGATACAACGTGCACTCACTGGAGATTAACAG ATGTGATTTTGACGACACAGCGCAGTATCGTGTCTCTGCCATGAACTCCAAGGGAGAGCTGTCTGCATTTGCCTCCGTCGTTGTTAAGA GGTTCAAAGGTGAATTTGATGAGTACCTGCCAGCACCCAGAC GGGCCAGTACTGAAG atggCCCAGTGTCTGAGTATGGCATCACCTTCCAGACTCACATTGTTGATAAGTTTGGTGTGTCGTTTGGAAGAGAGGGTGAGACCATGAGTCTGGGATGTACGGTCATCATTTACCCTAACCTGCACCGCTACCAGCCAGAGATCGAGTGGTACAGAGACA ATGTTCTGCTGTCTCCTTCTAAATGGAACCACATCCACTGGAGTGGAGATCGAGCCACACTGACGCTCACACACCTCAACAAAGAGGACGAGGGGCTGTACACCCTGCGTGTCACCACCAAGTCCGGATATGAAACATACTCAGCCTATATCTTTGTCAGAG ATGCTGATGCTGAGGTTGAGGGAGCTCCCGGTGCCCCTCTGGATGTGCGCTGTCTGGATGCCAATAAAGATTACATTATTGTCACCTGGAAGCAGCCAGCTATTGATGGTGGCAACTCCATCTTGGGCTACTTTGTGGACAG ATGTGAGGTTGGAACCACCCACTGGATCCAGTGCAATGACACTCCGGTTAAGTTTGCCCGTTTCCCCGTCACTGGCCTGGTGGAGGGCCGCTCCTATACTTTCCGTGTGCGTGCCGTCAACAAGAGTGGCATGAGCCGCCCGTCCCGAGTCTCTGAGCCGGTGGCTGCCATGGACCCGGCTGACCGCGCCCGCATGAGAG GTACCTCTGCTCCCTGGACCGGCCAAATCATTGTCACAGAGGAGGAGCCTGCAG AGGGCATTGTTCCTGGCAGACCTCTTGACCTGCAGGTGACAGAGGCAACCAAGAACTATGTGGTGCTAAGCTGGAAGCCACCTGGAGAGAAAGGCCTTGAGGGTGTCATGTACTACGTGGAAAAG tgtgtctCAGGCACAGACAGCTGGCAGAGGGTGAACACAGAGATCCCAGTCAAGTCTCCTCGCTTTGCGCTGTTTGATCTCGCCGAGGGGAAATCCTACAGCTTCCGCGTCCGCTGCTGCAACGCCGCTGGTGTCGGCGAGCCATCTGACCCAACTGAGGCCACCACTGTTGGCGACAAGCTTg ATATCCCATCTGCCCCAGGCAAAGTTGTCCCTaccagaaacacagacacatcagTCGTTGTGTCTTGGGAAGCGTCCCGTGAGGCCAAAGAGTTGGTGGGTTACTACATTGAGGGGAGTGTGGTAGGCAGTAACGTGTGGGAGCCATGCAACAACAAGCCTGTAAATGCTACCAG GTTCATCTGCCATGGTCTGATGACAGGAGAGAAATACGTGTTCAAGGTGAGGGCAGTGAACGCAGCAGGGCTCAGCCAGTTCTCCCAGGAGTCTGAGCCTGTGGAGGTGAAGGCGGCTATTG GGGGCGGCATCCCTCATG CCTCCCCTACTCCACCCTATGGCATCACTGTCCTGGAGTGTGTGCGCGACTCCATGGTGCTGGCCTGGAAACAGCCAACCTTCATCGGGGGTGCTGACATCACCGGCTACTTTGTGGATTACCGTGAGGTCATCGATGGCGTGCCGGGGAAGTGGCACGAGGCCAACATCAAGGCTGTCAGCGAGAGGGCCTACAGG GTGTCTGACCTGAAGGAGAACAGGAAGTACCAGTTCCAGGTGCGGGCAGCCAACATGGCAGGTGTCGGCATCCCGTCACTGCCCAGTGACACTTTCCTGTGCGAGGAGTGGACCATCGCTGTGCCAG GACCTCCTCATGACCTGCAGATAAGAGAGGTGCGAAGCGATTCTCTGGTGTTGCTGTGGAAACCACCTGTGTACCAGGGCCGTGATCCAGTCAACGGGTTCTACATCGACATCAAGGAAGCGGACGCACCAGAGGAGGCGTGGAGAGGAGTCAACAATAAGGCTACGGAGAAGACTTACATCAAG ATTAAGAATCTGAAGGAAGGAGAGACGTTTGTGTTCCGTGTGCGCGCTCAGAATAAAGCCGGCGTTGGAAAAACCTCAGACGTGACAGAGCCGGTCCCAGCTCTGACCAAACCAG GCACCAAGGAGATAGTTGTGGACGTTGATGATAACGGTATCATCTCCCTGAACTTTGAATGCTGTGACATGACCCCCGACTCCAAATTTGTGTGGTCCAAGAATTACGAGGAAATGACAGACTCATCCCGCCTGACCATGGAGACCAAGGGAAACAA gtCCAAAGCTGTTTTCAACACTCCTGGGGAGGAGGACATTGGCGTTTACTCCTGTCTTGTTACCCACACTGATGGTGCTTCATCCAGCTACACTCTCTCTGAGGAAG AGTTGAAGAGGCTGCTGGAGATCAGTCATGACCACAAATTCCCCA TTATTCCCCTGAAGTCAGAGTTGGCTGTAGAGCTGCTGGAGAAGGGCAAAGTTCGCTTTTGGCTGCAGACGGCGCAGATGTCAGCTAACGGCAAAGTAGATTACGTCTTCAATGATAACGTTCTCTCTCAGGGGGAG AAATACAAGATGAACTTCGACAAGAACACAGGTGTGATTGAGATGGTCATGGAGTCTCTGACCCCGGCAGATGAGGGCACCTTCACCTTCCAGTTGCAGGATGGGAAAGCTACCAACCAGTCCAGCTTGGTACTGATAGGAGACG TGTTCAAGGAGCTGCAGAAGGAATCAGAGTTCCAGAGGAAAGAATGGATCAGAAAGCAAG GTCCTCACTTTATCGAGTATTTGGGTTATGAGGTGACAGCAGAGTGCTGCGTTATACTGAAATGCAAG GTTGGCAACATAAAGAAGGAGACCTCAGCGTTGTGGTACAAAGACGGACGCGAGATCAAAGCAGACGAGCATCTGGGCTTCACCGAGGGAGTGCTGAAACTAGAAATTGCTCAG CGCGACTCCCCTGCAGACACAGCAGACTATGCCGACAGCCTAATCTGGAGAAGACTAAAA ATCTCCAAGAAGGATTCTGGTGTGTACGAGGTTGTTCTGAAGGATGACAGAGGAAAGGACACTTCCAAATTGAATTTGACAGATCAAG GTTTCAAAGACTTGATGAATGAAGTTTTCAGTTTCATCG CCAATTCCTCCACTCCGCTGAAGATCACAAGCACAGATGACGGCATCCGACTCTACACCTTCGTCAGCTACTATAACGATTTACTCCAAGTGACATGGCACTACAA GGATTCAGCCATCGCCTTCTCTGACCGTATAAAGAGTGGTGTGGTGGGAGAGCAGCTGTGGCTGCAGATCACAGAGCccacagagaaagacatggGCAAATATGCCATTGAGTTCAACGATGGAAAAGGTGGCCTGAGGAGGACTGTTGAGCTGTCTGGTCAAG catTTGATGATGCTTTTGCAGAATTCAAGAGACTCAA AGCTGCTGCTATTGCAGAGAGAA ATCGTGCTCGAGTAGCAGGAGGCCTGCCTGATGTGGTCACTATACAGGAGGGCAAG GCCCTCAATCTCACCTGCAACATTTCGGGCGACCCCATGCCAGAGGTCACCTGGCTGAAAAACGACAGGGAGCTCACGTCCGACGACCACTGCATCCTGAAGTTTGAGTCAGGCAAGTTTGCAAGCTTCACCATCACCGCTGTGAACACGTCGGACTCTGGCAAGTACAGCATCCTGGTGAAGAACAAGTACGGCACAGAGAGCGGGGACTTCACC ctGGAGATCACAGAGGGAACGCCTGACTTGGGGGTAACCTCATACTGGACTGATGCAGAGGGAAATGTGGTGTTTGGCCCAAATACCCCAAAGGAAAAGATGAAAACCACAGTAACTGGAACGAAAATGCAGAAGCGAAATG AATCTGTAACTAAGACTCTTCCCATGGAAAAGGTCAAAGACAACGAGGAGAGCAAAAGCAAGGAGTCTGAAGCGCAGAAAGACGAGGAGAAGGCTGCAGTCGATGCTGCAGCAGAACCCAAAGCTTCAGATTcagaacaaacaggaaatgcaaAAGAAGAGGTTGCTGACCAATCAGAAGCCCCTGAGCAGCCTGCATACACAGTGGAGGAGCCTGAACCACCAGCTGAAACACAGCCAGAGACAATGAGTGAATCTAGTGAAGAAAAGTATTGA
- the myom1b gene encoding myomesin-1 isoform X5, whose product MSGSIPFYQKHHRHYDRGYRRRETESKVSQYQASSRYTAGSSTSATSRNTGLKVSSHSGLEASRLSPVPKRAKPTYLAVDRENQIIGYVVPIFRGSQEFATGFSNTEEARVRDTAAYMARRDLFTSGLEMERSEQISRKEAMRESAERISLNKRIHEHEEHFKRMNEDSLMHPPEFVIKPRSHTVWEKQCVRLHCTVSGWPDPRVVWYKNNVAIDPLSNAGKYKLESRYNVHSLEINRCDFDDTAQYRVSAMNSKGELSAFASVVVKRFKGEFDEYLPAPRRASTEDGPVSEYGITFQTHIVDKFGVSFGREGETMSLGCTVIIYPNLHRYQPEIEWYRDNVLLSPSKWNHIHWSGDRATLTLTHLNKEDEGLYTLRVTTKSGYETYSAYIFVRDADAEVEGAPGAPLDVRCLDANKDYIIVTWKQPAIDGGNSILGYFVDRCEVGTTHWIQCNDTPVKFARFPVTGLVEGRSYTFRVRAVNKSGMSRPSRVSEPVAAMDPADRARMRGTSAPWTGQIIVTEEEPAEGIVPGRPLDLQVTEATKNYVVLSWKPPGEKGLEGVMYYVEKCVSGTDSWQRVNTEIPVKSPRFALFDLAEGKSYSFRVRCCNAAGVGEPSDPTEATTVGDKLDIPSAPGKVVPTRNTDTSVVVSWEASREAKELVGYYIEGSVVGSNVWEPCNNKPVNATRFICHGLMTGEKYVFKVRAVNAAGLSQFSQESEPVEVKAAIGGGIPHASPTPPYGITVLECVRDSMVLAWKQPTFIGGADITGYFVDYREVIDGVPGKWHEANIKAVSERAYRVSDLKENRKYQFQVRAANMAGVGIPSLPSDTFLCEEWTIAVPGPPHDLQIREVRSDSLVLLWKPPVYQGRDPVNGFYIDIKEADAPEEAWRGVNNKATEKTYIKIKNLKEGETFVFRVRAQNKAGVGKTSDVTEPVPALTKPGTKEIVVDVDDNGIISLNFECCDMTPDSKFVWSKNYEEMTDSSRLTMETKGNKSKAVFNTPGEEDIGVYSCLVTHTDGASSSYTLSEEELKRLLEISHDHKFPIIPLKSELAVELLEKGKVRFWLQTAQMSANGKVDYVFNDNVLSQGEKYKMNFDKNTGVIEMVMESLTPADEGTFTFQLQDGKATNQSSLVLIGDVFKELQKESEFQRKEWIRKQGPHFIEYLGYEVTAECCVILKCKVGNIKKETSALWYKDGREIKADEHLGFTEGVLKLEIAQISKKDSGVYEVVLKDDRGKDTSKLNLTDQGFKDLMNEVFSFIANSSTPLKITSTDDGIRLYTFVSYYNDLLQVTWHYKDSAIAFSDRIKSGVVGEQLWLQITEPTEKDMGKYAIEFNDGKGGLRRTVELSGQAFDDAFAEFKRLKAAAIAERNRARVAGGLPDVVTIQEGKALNLTCNISGDPMPEVTWLKNDRELTSDDHCILKFESGKFASFTITAVNTSDSGKYSILVKNKYGTESGDFTLEITEGTPDLGVTSYWTDAEGNVVFGPNTPKEKMKTTVTGTKMQKRNESVTKTLPMEKVKDNEESKSKESEAQKDEEKAAVDAAAEPKASDSEQTGNAKEEVADQSEAPEQPAYTVEEPEPPAETQPETMSESSEEKY is encoded by the exons ATGTCTGGATCTATACCGTTCTACCAGAAGCACCATCGCCACTATGACCGTGGCTACCGTAGAAGGGAGACAGAGTCTAAAGTGAGCCAGTACCAGGCCAGCAGCAGATATACTGCTGGCAGCAGCACGTCCGCCACCAGCAGGAACACGGG ACTTAAAGTGTCTTCACATTCTGGGCTGGAGGCGAGCAGACTGAGCCCTGTACCCAAGAGAGCCAAGCCAACTTACTTGGCTGTGGATAGAGAGAACCAAATCATCGGCTATGTAGTGCCTATCTTCAGGGGCAG TCAAGAGTTTGCTACAGGATTTTCGAATACAGAAGAAGCAAGGGTGAGGGACACTGCTGCATACATGGCTCGCAGGGATTTGTTCACCAGTGGCCTGGAGATGGAGAGGTCAGAGCAGATCTCCAGGAAGGAGGCCATGCGCGAGTCAGCTGAACGCATCTCTCTGAACAAAAGG ATCCATGAACACGAGGAACACTTTAAGCGCATGAACGAAGACAGCCTGATGCACCCCCCAGAGTTTGTGATTAAACCACGCTCCCACACTGTGTGGGAGAAACAGTGTGTGCGGCTGCATTGCACTGTCAGTGGTTGGCCTGACCCACGGGTCGTCTG GTACAAAAACAATGTGGCAATTGACCCTCTTTCCAATGCTGGCAAGTATAAACTTGAGAGCAGATACAACGTGCACTCACTGGAGATTAACAG ATGTGATTTTGACGACACAGCGCAGTATCGTGTCTCTGCCATGAACTCCAAGGGAGAGCTGTCTGCATTTGCCTCCGTCGTTGTTAAGA GGTTCAAAGGTGAATTTGATGAGTACCTGCCAGCACCCAGAC GGGCCAGTACTGAAG atggCCCAGTGTCTGAGTATGGCATCACCTTCCAGACTCACATTGTTGATAAGTTTGGTGTGTCGTTTGGAAGAGAGGGTGAGACCATGAGTCTGGGATGTACGGTCATCATTTACCCTAACCTGCACCGCTACCAGCCAGAGATCGAGTGGTACAGAGACA ATGTTCTGCTGTCTCCTTCTAAATGGAACCACATCCACTGGAGTGGAGATCGAGCCACACTGACGCTCACACACCTCAACAAAGAGGACGAGGGGCTGTACACCCTGCGTGTCACCACCAAGTCCGGATATGAAACATACTCAGCCTATATCTTTGTCAGAG ATGCTGATGCTGAGGTTGAGGGAGCTCCCGGTGCCCCTCTGGATGTGCGCTGTCTGGATGCCAATAAAGATTACATTATTGTCACCTGGAAGCAGCCAGCTATTGATGGTGGCAACTCCATCTTGGGCTACTTTGTGGACAG ATGTGAGGTTGGAACCACCCACTGGATCCAGTGCAATGACACTCCGGTTAAGTTTGCCCGTTTCCCCGTCACTGGCCTGGTGGAGGGCCGCTCCTATACTTTCCGTGTGCGTGCCGTCAACAAGAGTGGCATGAGCCGCCCGTCCCGAGTCTCTGAGCCGGTGGCTGCCATGGACCCGGCTGACCGCGCCCGCATGAGAG GTACCTCTGCTCCCTGGACCGGCCAAATCATTGTCACAGAGGAGGAGCCTGCAG AGGGCATTGTTCCTGGCAGACCTCTTGACCTGCAGGTGACAGAGGCAACCAAGAACTATGTGGTGCTAAGCTGGAAGCCACCTGGAGAGAAAGGCCTTGAGGGTGTCATGTACTACGTGGAAAAG tgtgtctCAGGCACAGACAGCTGGCAGAGGGTGAACACAGAGATCCCAGTCAAGTCTCCTCGCTTTGCGCTGTTTGATCTCGCCGAGGGGAAATCCTACAGCTTCCGCGTCCGCTGCTGCAACGCCGCTGGTGTCGGCGAGCCATCTGACCCAACTGAGGCCACCACTGTTGGCGACAAGCTTg ATATCCCATCTGCCCCAGGCAAAGTTGTCCCTaccagaaacacagacacatcagTCGTTGTGTCTTGGGAAGCGTCCCGTGAGGCCAAAGAGTTGGTGGGTTACTACATTGAGGGGAGTGTGGTAGGCAGTAACGTGTGGGAGCCATGCAACAACAAGCCTGTAAATGCTACCAG GTTCATCTGCCATGGTCTGATGACAGGAGAGAAATACGTGTTCAAGGTGAGGGCAGTGAACGCAGCAGGGCTCAGCCAGTTCTCCCAGGAGTCTGAGCCTGTGGAGGTGAAGGCGGCTATTG GGGGCGGCATCCCTCATG CCTCCCCTACTCCACCCTATGGCATCACTGTCCTGGAGTGTGTGCGCGACTCCATGGTGCTGGCCTGGAAACAGCCAACCTTCATCGGGGGTGCTGACATCACCGGCTACTTTGTGGATTACCGTGAGGTCATCGATGGCGTGCCGGGGAAGTGGCACGAGGCCAACATCAAGGCTGTCAGCGAGAGGGCCTACAGG GTGTCTGACCTGAAGGAGAACAGGAAGTACCAGTTCCAGGTGCGGGCAGCCAACATGGCAGGTGTCGGCATCCCGTCACTGCCCAGTGACACTTTCCTGTGCGAGGAGTGGACCATCGCTGTGCCAG GACCTCCTCATGACCTGCAGATAAGAGAGGTGCGAAGCGATTCTCTGGTGTTGCTGTGGAAACCACCTGTGTACCAGGGCCGTGATCCAGTCAACGGGTTCTACATCGACATCAAGGAAGCGGACGCACCAGAGGAGGCGTGGAGAGGAGTCAACAATAAGGCTACGGAGAAGACTTACATCAAG ATTAAGAATCTGAAGGAAGGAGAGACGTTTGTGTTCCGTGTGCGCGCTCAGAATAAAGCCGGCGTTGGAAAAACCTCAGACGTGACAGAGCCGGTCCCAGCTCTGACCAAACCAG GCACCAAGGAGATAGTTGTGGACGTTGATGATAACGGTATCATCTCCCTGAACTTTGAATGCTGTGACATGACCCCCGACTCCAAATTTGTGTGGTCCAAGAATTACGAGGAAATGACAGACTCATCCCGCCTGACCATGGAGACCAAGGGAAACAA gtCCAAAGCTGTTTTCAACACTCCTGGGGAGGAGGACATTGGCGTTTACTCCTGTCTTGTTACCCACACTGATGGTGCTTCATCCAGCTACACTCTCTCTGAGGAAG AGTTGAAGAGGCTGCTGGAGATCAGTCATGACCACAAATTCCCCA TTATTCCCCTGAAGTCAGAGTTGGCTGTAGAGCTGCTGGAGAAGGGCAAAGTTCGCTTTTGGCTGCAGACGGCGCAGATGTCAGCTAACGGCAAAGTAGATTACGTCTTCAATGATAACGTTCTCTCTCAGGGGGAG AAATACAAGATGAACTTCGACAAGAACACAGGTGTGATTGAGATGGTCATGGAGTCTCTGACCCCGGCAGATGAGGGCACCTTCACCTTCCAGTTGCAGGATGGGAAAGCTACCAACCAGTCCAGCTTGGTACTGATAGGAGACG TGTTCAAGGAGCTGCAGAAGGAATCAGAGTTCCAGAGGAAAGAATGGATCAGAAAGCAAG GTCCTCACTTTATCGAGTATTTGGGTTATGAGGTGACAGCAGAGTGCTGCGTTATACTGAAATGCAAG GTTGGCAACATAAAGAAGGAGACCTCAGCGTTGTGGTACAAAGACGGACGCGAGATCAAAGCAGACGAGCATCTGGGCTTCACCGAGGGAGTGCTGAAACTAGAAATTGCTCAG ATCTCCAAGAAGGATTCTGGTGTGTACGAGGTTGTTCTGAAGGATGACAGAGGAAAGGACACTTCCAAATTGAATTTGACAGATCAAG GTTTCAAAGACTTGATGAATGAAGTTTTCAGTTTCATCG CCAATTCCTCCACTCCGCTGAAGATCACAAGCACAGATGACGGCATCCGACTCTACACCTTCGTCAGCTACTATAACGATTTACTCCAAGTGACATGGCACTACAA GGATTCAGCCATCGCCTTCTCTGACCGTATAAAGAGTGGTGTGGTGGGAGAGCAGCTGTGGCTGCAGATCACAGAGCccacagagaaagacatggGCAAATATGCCATTGAGTTCAACGATGGAAAAGGTGGCCTGAGGAGGACTGTTGAGCTGTCTGGTCAAG catTTGATGATGCTTTTGCAGAATTCAAGAGACTCAA AGCTGCTGCTATTGCAGAGAGAA ATCGTGCTCGAGTAGCAGGAGGCCTGCCTGATGTGGTCACTATACAGGAGGGCAAG GCCCTCAATCTCACCTGCAACATTTCGGGCGACCCCATGCCAGAGGTCACCTGGCTGAAAAACGACAGGGAGCTCACGTCCGACGACCACTGCATCCTGAAGTTTGAGTCAGGCAAGTTTGCAAGCTTCACCATCACCGCTGTGAACACGTCGGACTCTGGCAAGTACAGCATCCTGGTGAAGAACAAGTACGGCACAGAGAGCGGGGACTTCACC ctGGAGATCACAGAGGGAACGCCTGACTTGGGGGTAACCTCATACTGGACTGATGCAGAGGGAAATGTGGTGTTTGGCCCAAATACCCCAAAGGAAAAGATGAAAACCACAGTAACTGGAACGAAAATGCAGAAGCGAAATG AATCTGTAACTAAGACTCTTCCCATGGAAAAGGTCAAAGACAACGAGGAGAGCAAAAGCAAGGAGTCTGAAGCGCAGAAAGACGAGGAGAAGGCTGCAGTCGATGCTGCAGCAGAACCCAAAGCTTCAGATTcagaacaaacaggaaatgcaaAAGAAGAGGTTGCTGACCAATCAGAAGCCCCTGAGCAGCCTGCATACACAGTGGAGGAGCCTGAACCACCAGCTGAAACACAGCCAGAGACAATGAGTGAATCTAGTGAAGAAAAGTATTGA